A DNA window from Vallitalea okinawensis contains the following coding sequences:
- a CDS encoding class I SAM-dependent methyltransferase, protein MKGIKEFYDKTCSEWASRFYKDESIFPCLEDFINRFPQKPRILDLCCGAGYDSMRLFNLGAEVVGLDFSQESINIARKQNPDIQFYIGDMLEDFTFVGSVDGIIVIAGFVHLPNEKLEQAFKNSSQVIKDSGLMLVMVRDGTGKNEKSSYAVVEGVEYDRDFYEHTIDELIEHSNKFFQFIEEVLPDKNDPWKRYLFMKL, encoded by the coding sequence ATGAAGGGGATTAAGGAGTTTTATGACAAGACATGTTCAGAATGGGCTTCTAGATTTTACAAGGATGAATCTATATTTCCATGCCTTGAAGATTTTATTAATAGATTTCCGCAAAAACCTAGAATACTAGATTTATGTTGCGGGGCTGGTTATGATAGCATGCGTCTATTTAATTTAGGAGCAGAAGTTGTAGGTTTAGATTTTAGTCAAGAGAGTATTAATATTGCAAGAAAGCAAAATCCAGATATACAATTCTATATTGGAGATATGTTAGAGGATTTCACATTTGTAGGAAGTGTAGATGGGATAATTGTTATTGCAGGGTTTGTACATTTACCTAATGAAAAGCTGGAGCAAGCATTCAAAAATAGTAGTCAAGTTATTAAAGATAGTGGTTTAATGCTTGTAATGGTCAGAGATGGTACAGGAAAAAATGAAAAAAGTAGCTATGCTGTAGTTGAAGGAGTAGAGTATGATCGTGATTTTTATGAACATACAATTGATGAATTAATAGAGCATTCAAATAAATTTTTTCAATTTATTGAAGAAGTATTACCAGATAAAAACGATCCATGGAAACGATATTTATTTATGAAATTATAA